From a single Osmerus mordax isolate fOsmMor3 chromosome 14, fOsmMor3.pri, whole genome shotgun sequence genomic region:
- the sh2d3ca gene encoding SH2 domain-containing protein 3C yields the protein MTERCSLWSALSAAACCFYRGSFMQVQFSKEKYLLESPPEKLRKELEEELKLSPSDIRSHGWYHGHLPPEVSETLVVRSGDFLVRDSLVNVGDYVLTCRWEHETLHFKITKVLVKSSETKVQYLLERDSFDSIPELVRFYIGNRRPVSQTSPAQIFCPISRTLPLRYLEATFALANSRHGPVHSPSSPRGAYIKRRSVTMTDGLTTEKMIPHSPSTIHHHKDAMRNCAMSLDQIQEYRCALSPIGDAPLSPAYSHITRHRSQSGGRVLAVVPPSPILRRSSDPQLSPSSNNNLPCLSDLPPSTSSSAHSTPAHARPHHHAHQSEACDKSGSYCDLRPSPAPAVVPSPPAKSYVERLRVEEGRGQGQAGEEEGGVGGFSTPQMEMASWFRPGQYQSAMMPLENKPLEMGVLKRVKELLAEVDARTTAKHITMADCTVARILGVTKEMQKIMGVGSGLELLTLPHGHQLRLDLLERFYTMSIMTAVDLLGCTGSTEERAALLHKIIQLAAELKSSLGNMFGFAAVMRALELPQISRLEQTWMTLRQRHTEGAILYEKKLKPFMKNMNDGKESPALNSTSFPHVVPLLSLLERGVATQGEGLEPWESVEAGVDVVMCHLEAARTIAHHGGIYRSNAEAKLQGFQERGEVLEIFQTEFQMRLLWGSRGSEGSQAERYDKFDKVLTALSHKLEPPVRHSEL from the exons ttcTCCAAGGAGAAGTACCTGCTGGAGTCTCCTCCTGAGAAGCTGCgtaaggagctggaggaggagctgaagctcaGCCCCTCTGACATCAGGAGCCACGGCTGGTACCATGGACACCTCcccccagag GTGTCAGAGACATTGGTGGTGCGAAGCGGAGACTTCCTGGTCCGTGATTCGCTTGTGAACGTGGGAGACTACGTCCTGACGTGTCGATGGGAACACGAGACTCTGCACTTCAAGATCACCAAG GTTCTGGTCAAGTCCAGTGAGACCAAGGTCCAGTATCTGTTGGAGCGGGACAGCTTTGACTCCATACCAGAGCTGGTCCGGTTCTACATAGGCAACCGCCGGCCTGTGTCCCAGACTAGCCCCGCCCAGATCTTCTGTCCAATCAGCCGCACGCTTCCCCTGCGCTACCTGGAGGCCACCTTCGCACTGGCCAATAGCAGGCATGGGCCCGTTCACTCGCCATCCAGTCCGAGGGGAGCGTACATTAAAAGACGGAGTGTAACCATGACGGACGGGCTGACCACAGAGAAGATGATTCcacacag CCCTTCAACCATCCACCACCACAAGGATGCTATGAGGAACTGTGCCATGAGCCTGGACCAGATTCAGGAATACCGCTGTGCCCTGTCTCCTATAGGagacgcccccctctcccccgcttACAGCCACA tcacCAGACACAGGAGCCAGTCAGGTGGGCGTGTCTTGGCAGtggttcctccctcccccatcctccggCGCTCCAGCGACCCCCAGCTAAGCCCCTCCTCCAACAAcaacctgccctgcctctctgacctgcccccctccacctccagctccgCCCACTCCACCCCCGCCCACGCTCGCCCCCACCACCATGCCCACCAATCGGAAGCCTGCGACAAGAGTGGCAGTTACTGCGACCTCCGGCCTAGCCCCGCCCCCGCGGTGGTGCCAAGCCCGCCGGCCAAGAGCTACGTGGAGCGcctcagggtggaggaggggcgtggccagggccaggcgggggaggaggagggcggggtggggggattCAGCACCCCCCAGATGGAGATGGCGTCATGGTTCCGTCCGGGCCAGTACCAGTCTGCCATGATGCCTCTGGAGAACAAGCCGCTGGAGATGGGTGTCCTGAAGAGGGTGAAGGAGCTGCTAGCTGAGGTGGATGCCAGGACCACGGCCAAGCACATCACCATGGCTGACTGCAcg GTGGCTAGGATACTTGGCGTTACCAAGGAGATGCAGAAGATTATGGGAGTGGGGTCGGGACTGGAGCTCCTGACACTGCCACACGGACATCAGCTGAGACTGGACCTGctggagag GTTCTACACCATGTCCATCATGACAGCAGTGGACCTGCTGGGCTGCACTGGCAGCACTGAGGAGAGGGCTGCTCTGCTCCACAAGATCATCCAGCTGGCCGCCGAGCTGAAGAGCAGCCTGGGGAACATGTTCGGCTTTGCGGCTGTGATGAGAGCCCTGGAGCTGCCTCAG ATCTCTCGTCTGGAGCAGACCTGGATGACGTTGcgtcagagacacacagagggcgCCATCCTCTATGAGAAGAAACTCAAGCCCTTCATGAAGAACATGAATGATGGCAAAG agagcCCAGCCCTGAACAGCACCTCCTTCCCCCACGTGGTGCCCCTGCTGTCCCTGCTGGAGAGGGGCGTGGCCACGCAGGGCGAGGGCCTGGAGCCCTGGGAGAGTGTGGAGGCGGGCGTGGACGTGGTCATGTGTCACCTGGAAGCGGCTCGCACCATCGCACACCACGGGGGGATCTACCGGTCCAACGCTGAGGCCAAGCttcagg GCTTCCAGGAGCGGGGCGAGGTGCTGGAGATCTTCCAGACAGAGTTCCAGATGCGTCTCCTGTGGGGCAGCCGGGGCTCCGAGGGCAGCCAGGCCGAACGCTACGACAAGTTCGACAAAGTTCTCACCGCCCTCTCTCACAAGTTGGAGCCCCCCGTACGCCACAGCGAACTATAG